The following coding sequences lie in one Miscanthus floridulus cultivar M001 chromosome 9, ASM1932011v1, whole genome shotgun sequence genomic window:
- the LOC136484317 gene encoding uncharacterized protein, with protein MSRGRSPEPLDFFIWTVQDVGLWLEENNLGSYRQTFEENGVNGEYLESLSMFTTEQILRFIRRCHMKWGDFITLCKELRRIKVACLKGEQEVRRPWWAPSCLSVVFMRVAKRNRQSRVVSLKLEA; from the exons ATGAGCCGGGGACGGTCGCCGGAGCCGCTGGATTTCTTCATCTGGACTGTGCAA GATGTAGGGTTATGGTTGGAGGAAAATAATCTTGGAAGCTATCGACAGACTTTTGAAGAGAATGGTGTCAATGGAGAGTATCTAGAAAGCCTGTCGATGTTCACTACTGAACAGATTCTTCGGTTTATAAGACGGTGTCATATGAAGTGGGGAGATTTTATCACCCTCTGTAAAGAGTTGAGACGCATCAAAG TTGCCTGCCTGAAAGGAGAGCAGGAAGTCCGCAGGCCATGGTGGGCGCCATCATGCCTTTCTGTTGTGTTCATGCGGGTGGCCAAGCGGAACCGGCAGTCCCGCGTTGTATCCCTGAAGCTGGAAGCTTAG